The following coding sequences lie in one Mycobacterium gordonae genomic window:
- a CDS encoding ANTAR domain-containing protein, protein MTASWAPTQIPSDSNSGRLLDTARGILIGLRRCRSGMAFDELHGAAQRHRVPVYAMAWALVHLAGEGEETPSFIEAQSAARHEWGELFADSTASSR, encoded by the coding sequence ATGACGGCAAGCTGGGCTCCTACCCAGATTCCCTCTGATTCGAACTCAGGGCGCCTTCTCGACACCGCACGTGGCATTCTCATCGGCCTGCGCCGATGCCGGTCCGGAATGGCCTTCGATGAGTTGCACGGCGCCGCGCAACGTCACCGCGTCCCGGTGTATGCGATGGCCTGGGCACTGGTGCACCTGGCTGGTGAAGGGGAGGAGACGCCCAGTTTCATCGAAGCGCAGTCAGCGGCGCGGCATGAATGGGGCGAGCTCTTCGCCGATTCCACCGCATCCTCGCGCTGA
- a CDS encoding M28 family metallopeptidase, whose translation MTAISAGATETETLREVVETLAPIERGAGSPGEHQAAVWIVERLRAAGARDARIEEEQFYDGYPRLHAKLSAVGVAAAAAGLVSRRLRAPAALAGVGAGLAIADDCSNGARVVRKTLRNSRTTWNVVAEAGDPAGEHTVVVCAHHDAAHSGKFFDSKLQEYAVAWFPGIVERVDTSLPNWWPTIFAPALAGVGALRGSRAMMLVGAAISAIGVAAFTDIARSPIVPGANDNLSAVALLVALAERLRDRPVSGVRVLLVSLGAEEQLQGGIYGFMARHKPELDRDRTYFLNFDTVGSPELIMLEGEGTTVMEDYFYRPFRDLVVRAAERAGAPLRRGMRSRNSTDAVLMSRAGYPTACFSSIDRHKALSNYHQMSDTPDNLVYETVIHAVTVAESVARELVR comes from the coding sequence ATGACCGCGATCAGCGCTGGGGCCACTGAAACCGAGACGTTGCGCGAGGTGGTCGAAACGCTCGCGCCGATCGAACGGGGCGCCGGCAGCCCCGGCGAGCACCAGGCGGCTGTCTGGATCGTCGAACGCCTGCGCGCCGCCGGGGCGCGGGACGCCCGAATCGAAGAAGAACAGTTCTACGACGGCTACCCCCGGCTGCACGCCAAGCTCTCCGCGGTCGGCGTCGCGGCCGCCGCGGCGGGCCTGGTGAGCCGGCGTTTGCGGGCACCGGCGGCGCTGGCCGGGGTGGGTGCGGGGCTGGCCATCGCGGACGACTGCTCCAACGGAGCGCGGGTGGTGCGCAAGACCCTGCGCAATTCCCGGACCACGTGGAATGTGGTCGCCGAAGCAGGTGACCCGGCAGGGGAGCACACCGTGGTGGTATGCGCCCACCACGACGCCGCGCACAGTGGCAAATTCTTCGACTCCAAGCTGCAGGAGTACGCGGTCGCCTGGTTCCCCGGAATCGTCGAACGGGTCGACACTTCCCTGCCCAACTGGTGGCCGACGATCTTCGCGCCTGCACTGGCCGGTGTCGGAGCTTTGCGCGGCAGCCGGGCGATGATGCTTGTCGGAGCGGCGATCAGCGCAATCGGGGTGGCCGCATTCACCGACATCGCCCGCAGCCCGATAGTGCCCGGGGCGAACGACAACCTTTCGGCGGTCGCGCTGCTGGTGGCCCTGGCCGAGCGACTGCGTGACCGGCCGGTGTCAGGGGTGCGAGTGTTGTTGGTCTCGCTGGGCGCCGAAGAGCAGTTACAGGGCGGCATCTACGGTTTCATGGCACGGCACAAGCCGGAACTCGACCGCGATCGCACGTACTTCCTCAACTTCGACACCGTCGGCTCGCCGGAGCTCATCATGCTCGAGGGCGAGGGCACCACCGTCATGGAGGACTACTTCTACCGGCCGTTTCGCGACCTGGTGGTCCGCGCGGCCGAACGCGCCGGGGCGCCGCTGCGACGCGGCATGCGCTCGCGCAACAGCACCGACGCCGTGCTGATGAGCCGGGCGGGCTACCCCACCGCGTGCTTCTCCTCGATCGACCGCCACAAGGCGCTGTCCAACTATCACCAAATGTCGGATACGCCAGACAATCTGGTGTATGAGACCGTGATTCACGCAGTCACGGTCGCGGAATCGGTAGCACGGGAGCTGGTGCGATGA
- a CDS encoding amino acid deaminase/aldolase, with translation MNAGREQRSDGQVRLDVPGRLQRYEEAFADLDAPFAFLDLDALWSNATQMLGRAGGKPIRVASKSLRCRPIQRQILDSNQRFDGLMTFTLRETLWLAGHGFRNLLLAYPSTDRDALRELGAVTAADPDGAPIVMVDSIEHLDLIEHATNQPVRLCLDLDAGYWPGGGRVKIGPKRSPLHTPEQARGLAEQIARRPHLKLVALMSYEGHIAGFGDQVAGKRLQNALVGFMQRRSIAELRERRARAVELVREVADLEIVNAGGTGDLELVAQEPAMTEATAGSGFYAPTLFDSYSSFTLAPAAIFALPVCRRPDEATVTALGGGYLASGVGAKDRMPTPYLPAGLALNAMEGTGEVQTPLTGDAARTLRIGDKVYFRHTKAGELCERFDRLHLVRGAEIVDTVPTYRGEGCTFL, from the coding sequence GTGAATGCCGGTCGCGAGCAACGTTCGGATGGGCAAGTCAGGCTGGATGTACCGGGCCGGCTGCAGCGTTACGAAGAAGCATTCGCCGATCTGGACGCGCCTTTTGCGTTTCTGGACCTCGACGCCTTGTGGAGCAACGCCACCCAGATGCTGGGCCGGGCGGGCGGCAAACCAATCAGAGTCGCGTCAAAGTCGTTGCGCTGCAGGCCGATACAGCGCCAGATCCTGGACTCCAACCAGCGTTTCGACGGCCTGATGACTTTTACCCTGCGCGAGACGTTGTGGCTGGCCGGCCACGGCTTCCGCAATCTGCTGCTGGCCTATCCGAGCACTGATCGTGATGCACTTCGCGAGCTCGGGGCGGTCACCGCCGCAGACCCCGACGGTGCCCCGATCGTGATGGTCGACAGTATCGAGCATTTGGACCTGATCGAGCATGCGACGAACCAGCCCGTCCGGCTGTGCCTGGATCTCGACGCCGGGTACTGGCCGGGCGGGGGGCGCGTGAAGATCGGACCCAAGCGCTCGCCGTTACACACCCCCGAGCAGGCACGTGGCCTCGCGGAGCAGATCGCGCGCCGGCCGCACCTGAAGCTGGTCGCGCTGATGTCCTACGAGGGCCACATCGCCGGGTTCGGTGATCAAGTCGCCGGCAAGCGTCTGCAGAATGCTCTGGTCGGGTTCATGCAGCGCCGATCGATTGCCGAGCTTCGGGAGCGCCGCGCCCGTGCCGTGGAACTGGTCCGGGAAGTGGCCGACCTCGAGATCGTCAACGCCGGCGGCACCGGCGACCTGGAGCTGGTGGCCCAGGAACCCGCCATGACCGAGGCGACCGCGGGATCCGGGTTCTACGCGCCGACGCTGTTCGATTCCTACTCCTCGTTCACGTTGGCGCCCGCGGCGATCTTCGCGCTGCCGGTGTGTCGCCGACCGGACGAGGCGACGGTGACCGCACTGGGCGGCGGCTACCTGGCCAGCGGCGTCGGCGCCAAAGATCGGATGCCGACGCCCTACCTGCCGGCGGGGCTTGCCCTGAATGCGATGGAGGGCACCGGCGAAGTCCAGACACCGTTGACCGGGGACGCCGCCCGCACCCTGCGGATCGGCGACAAGGTCTATTTCCGGCACACCAAGGCGGGTGAACTGTGTGAGCGGTTCGACCGGCTGCATCTGGTGCGCGGCGCTGAGATAGTCGACACGGTTCCGACCTACCGAGGTGAGGGGTGCACGTTCCTCTGA
- a CDS encoding wax ester/triacylglycerol synthase domain-containing protein, which translates to MTEFLRNSDAFTWAMESDPRLRSTVVSVVLLDRSPDWSEVRDRFDLISRKLPMFRQRVVESPPPAPPRWEHDPDFDLDYHMRRTAVSGSGSLDDVLEMARLAEMQDFDRARALWETTLVEGLGDGGAAVICKFHHALTDGVGGIQIAMNLFDLSAELYPHEPLPDEPQVAASSWLDAYRDTLRYNSSLFGKALMGTARRAPRLIYDGIRRPIATARSAAANAASVYRTVRPLSRTGSPLITQRSLIRRLAVHEVSRTELRKAAHRCGGALNDAFVAGVAGGLRIYHEKHGVAVGDLHLTMPISLRTETDDMGGNKITLMRFDVPVGEADPARRIKEIHGRVGAVRNERSLPHTQLIAGVLNLMPRWYIGSVLRHVDFLTSDVPGIPVPVFLGGAAVRAQYAFGPTIGSSVNVTLLSYVDVCALGVNVDTAAIPDHDVFHAALVAGFDEVLALAD; encoded by the coding sequence ATGACTGAATTCTTGCGCAACAGCGATGCCTTCACGTGGGCGATGGAAAGCGATCCGCGGCTGCGGTCGACGGTGGTCAGCGTGGTGCTGCTGGATCGAAGTCCGGACTGGAGCGAGGTGCGGGATCGGTTCGACCTGATCAGCCGAAAGCTGCCGATGTTCCGTCAGCGCGTGGTGGAATCCCCGCCACCGGCCCCGCCTCGCTGGGAACACGACCCGGACTTCGACCTCGACTACCACATGCGGCGCACGGCGGTCTCCGGATCCGGATCGCTCGACGATGTCCTCGAAATGGCCCGTCTGGCCGAGATGCAGGACTTCGACCGGGCCCGGGCGCTGTGGGAGACGACGTTGGTCGAGGGGTTGGGCGACGGTGGCGCGGCTGTAATCTGCAAGTTCCACCACGCCCTTACCGACGGGGTGGGCGGCATTCAGATCGCGATGAATCTGTTCGACCTCTCCGCAGAGTTGTATCCGCACGAGCCGCTACCTGATGAGCCGCAGGTCGCCGCCTCCTCGTGGCTGGACGCATATCGGGATACGTTGCGCTACAACAGTTCTCTGTTCGGAAAGGCATTGATGGGCACGGCCAGGCGGGCGCCGCGCCTGATATATGACGGCATCCGGCGGCCCATCGCTACGGCGCGGTCGGCAGCGGCCAACGCCGCGTCGGTCTACCGCACGGTGCGGCCGCTGAGCCGGACCGGCTCGCCGTTGATCACCCAGCGCAGTCTGATCCGCCGTCTCGCCGTGCACGAAGTGTCGCGGACCGAATTGCGGAAGGCTGCGCACCGCTGCGGCGGCGCCCTGAACGACGCGTTCGTTGCCGGTGTCGCGGGTGGGTTGCGGATCTACCACGAGAAGCACGGCGTCGCGGTGGGCGATCTGCACCTGACGATGCCGATCAGCTTGCGCACCGAGACCGATGACATGGGCGGCAACAAGATCACACTGATGCGCTTCGACGTGCCGGTTGGTGAGGCCGATCCGGCGCGCCGGATCAAGGAGATCCACGGCCGGGTCGGCGCGGTTCGCAACGAAAGGTCGCTGCCGCACACCCAATTGATTGCCGGCGTGCTCAACCTGATGCCGCGGTGGTACATCGGATCGGTGCTGCGCCATGTCGATTTCCTCACCAGCGACGTGCCCGGCATTCCGGTACCGGTGTTTCTCGGGGGTGCGGCGGTGCGTGCTCAGTACGCTTTCGGCCCGACCATCGGCTCATCGGTGAACGTCACGCTGTTGTCCTATGTGGATGTCTGCGCGCTGGGCGTCAACGTCGACACGGCGGCGATCCCCGACCACGACGTTTTCCACGCAGCCCTGGTCGCCGGCTTCGACGAAGTGCTGGCGCTGGCCGACTGA
- a CDS encoding mycofactocin-coupled SDR family oxidoreductase, with translation MGRVTGKVAAISGAARGQGRSHARMLAAEGADIIAVDLCEDIGTNEYPLARPEDLDETARLVEKEGQRVYTAVADVRDRAALSAAIDDGVAEFGHLDIVVANAGICPLTAGLPPQAFADAVDVDLGGVLNLVHVSLKHLHAGASIIVIGSNAAFMSSMNTTGIDGGPGGAGYAFAKIAAAHYVNDFARALAPFSIRMNAVHPTNVNTDMLHSAPMYRAFRPDLPNPTRADTEPIFPLVQAMPVPYVEPEDISEAVLFLASDAARYITGQQLRVDAGGFLKVKPWSGS, from the coding sequence GTGGGCCGAGTGACCGGGAAGGTGGCCGCGATCAGCGGTGCCGCGCGGGGCCAGGGACGATCCCATGCGCGAATGCTGGCCGCCGAGGGTGCTGACATTATCGCTGTAGACCTGTGCGAAGACATCGGAACCAACGAGTATCCGCTGGCTCGGCCGGAGGATCTGGACGAGACCGCCCGCCTGGTGGAGAAGGAAGGGCAACGGGTCTATACGGCCGTAGCCGACGTCCGCGACCGTGCCGCGCTGTCGGCGGCCATCGACGATGGCGTAGCCGAGTTCGGCCATCTCGACATCGTGGTCGCGAACGCCGGCATCTGCCCTCTGACCGCTGGCCTGCCGCCGCAGGCCTTCGCCGACGCCGTCGACGTCGATCTCGGCGGCGTGCTCAACCTGGTGCACGTCAGCCTCAAACACCTGCACGCGGGCGCGTCCATCATCGTCATCGGCTCCAACGCCGCGTTCATGTCGTCGATGAACACCACGGGAATCGACGGCGGACCCGGCGGCGCTGGTTACGCTTTCGCGAAAATCGCTGCGGCACATTACGTCAACGATTTCGCGCGGGCACTGGCGCCGTTTTCCATCCGGATGAACGCGGTGCACCCAACGAATGTGAATACCGACATGCTGCACAGCGCACCCATGTACCGGGCGTTTCGGCCCGACCTGCCCAATCCGACCCGCGCGGACACCGAACCGATCTTCCCATTGGTCCAGGCGATGCCGGTGCCCTACGTGGAACCCGAAGACATCAGCGAGGCCGTGCTGTTCCTGGCTTCTGACGCGGCCCGCTACATCACCGGTCAGCAGCTGCGGGTCGACGCCGGCGGATTCCTCAAAGTCAAACCATGGTCAGGCTCGTGA
- a CDS encoding thiamine pyrophosphate-dependent dehydrogenase E1 component subunit alpha, whose protein sequence is MVLMQAADDRLSKGIGTGEFMCVYWPSRGQEAIAAAMGVALRPDDQLVTTYRGLHDLIGKGVPLEEIYGEMMGRVVGASRGKGGTMHIANPDKGVMLSTGIVGAGPPVAVGLAMAARRKGLKRVTVVSFGDGATNTGSFHEAANMAALWDLPLVFVCQNNLYAEMTPTADTMKIAQVADRAAGYGMPGIRVDGNDPLAVQHVLVQALDRARSGGGPTLIECVTFRFRGHYFGDRMPYIPKDQLAAALAADPVPRFRIHLETAGICSAEELDRIGAAAQDAVESALRTVLSADPPSVDELDRDVYATPITFPG, encoded by the coding sequence ATGGTGTTGATGCAGGCGGCCGACGACCGGCTGTCCAAGGGCATCGGCACCGGGGAGTTCATGTGCGTGTACTGGCCGTCGCGCGGACAGGAAGCGATCGCGGCGGCGATGGGTGTCGCGCTGCGCCCAGACGACCAATTGGTGACCACTTACCGGGGATTGCACGATCTGATCGGCAAAGGCGTGCCGCTGGAGGAGATCTACGGCGAGATGATGGGCCGGGTGGTCGGAGCCAGCCGCGGCAAGGGCGGCACCATGCACATCGCCAACCCGGACAAGGGTGTGATGCTCTCGACCGGCATCGTCGGAGCCGGTCCCCCAGTGGCTGTCGGCCTGGCGATGGCCGCCAGACGCAAAGGACTCAAACGGGTTACGGTCGTCAGCTTCGGCGACGGCGCCACCAACACCGGCTCGTTCCACGAGGCCGCGAACATGGCCGCCCTGTGGGACCTGCCGCTGGTCTTCGTCTGTCAGAACAACCTTTACGCCGAGATGACACCAACTGCGGACACCATGAAGATCGCCCAGGTAGCCGACCGGGCCGCCGGTTATGGAATGCCCGGCATTCGCGTCGACGGCAACGATCCGCTCGCCGTCCAACATGTACTGGTCCAGGCGCTGGACCGGGCACGCAGTGGCGGCGGTCCCACCCTCATCGAATGCGTGACCTTCCGGTTCCGCGGCCACTACTTCGGCGACCGGATGCCCTACATCCCGAAAGATCAGCTCGCCGCGGCGCTGGCGGCCGACCCGGTGCCACGGTTCCGCATCCACCTGGAGACGGCGGGCATCTGCAGCGCGGAGGAACTCGACCGCATCGGCGCGGCGGCGCAAGACGCCGTCGAAAGCGCACTGCGCACGGTACTCAGTGCCGATCCGCCGTCTGTCGACGAACTGGACCGGGACGTGTACGCGACCCCGATCACGTTCCCCGGGTGA
- a CDS encoding D-arabinono-1,4-lactone oxidase — protein MWKNWAGDQICAPALVERPASEAELSDIVVRAAGRGQPVRAVGSGHSFTDCACTDGVMIDMTGLQRVINVDKANGLATVEGGAKLNPLFAELAANGFGIENQGDIDKQSITGATATATHGTGARFKNVSAQIVSARVVTATGEVQEVSEGDDYLAARVSLGALGVISQVTLKVVPLFTLHREDELRPLTTTLERLDADVDGNDHFEFFVFPYGETALTRTTRRSNEPPRPGPVWKKRLGEGFENAGLNVICRAGRQFPSAAPRLNRLMTSLMSPSSVQDHGWKVYASARNVKFTEMEYAIPREHAQVAVQRVIDLVRRRKLPIMYPLEVRFSAPDDAFLSTAHGRDTCYIAVHQFSGMEFETYFRAVEEIMDEYQGRPHWGKRHYQTAGTLRERYPDWDRFIAVRDRLDPDRVFRNDYTRRVLGT, from the coding sequence ATGTGGAAGAACTGGGCCGGTGACCAAATCTGCGCACCTGCCCTTGTCGAACGGCCCGCTTCGGAGGCCGAGTTGTCGGACATCGTGGTCCGGGCGGCGGGCAGAGGTCAGCCGGTCCGTGCGGTGGGAAGCGGCCACTCGTTCACCGACTGCGCCTGTACCGACGGCGTCATGATCGACATGACCGGTCTGCAGCGGGTGATCAACGTCGACAAGGCCAATGGACTGGCGACGGTCGAGGGGGGCGCCAAGCTGAATCCGCTGTTTGCTGAACTGGCAGCCAACGGGTTCGGCATCGAGAATCAGGGCGATATCGACAAGCAGTCGATCACCGGGGCCACCGCGACCGCGACGCACGGAACCGGAGCGCGCTTCAAGAACGTTTCCGCACAGATTGTTTCGGCACGTGTAGTCACCGCCACCGGTGAGGTGCAGGAGGTCTCCGAAGGAGATGACTACCTGGCGGCGCGGGTCTCGCTCGGCGCGCTCGGCGTCATCTCGCAGGTCACCCTCAAGGTGGTGCCGCTGTTCACGCTGCACCGCGAGGACGAGTTGCGCCCGCTCACCACGACCCTCGAACGACTCGACGCCGATGTCGACGGCAACGACCACTTCGAGTTCTTCGTCTTCCCCTACGGAGAGACCGCGCTGACGCGCACCACCCGGCGCAGCAACGAACCACCCCGACCCGGGCCGGTGTGGAAGAAGAGGCTCGGTGAGGGGTTCGAAAACGCCGGGCTGAACGTCATCTGCCGCGCCGGACGCCAATTCCCAAGCGCCGCACCGCGCTTGAACCGGCTGATGACGAGTCTGATGTCGCCGTCGAGCGTCCAGGACCACGGGTGGAAGGTCTACGCCAGCGCGCGCAATGTCAAGTTCACCGAGATGGAATACGCGATACCGCGCGAGCATGCGCAAGTTGCGGTCCAGCGCGTCATCGACCTGGTGCGCCGCCGCAAGCTGCCGATCATGTACCCCTTGGAAGTGCGGTTCAGCGCCCCCGACGACGCGTTCCTGTCGACGGCGCACGGCCGGGACACCTGCTACATCGCGGTGCACCAGTTCAGTGGCATGGAATTCGAGACGTATTTTCGGGCCGTGGAAGAGATCATGGACGAATACCAGGGTCGCCCGCACTGGGGCAAGCGGCACTACCAGACCGCCGGCACCCTGCGTGAGCGCTACCCGGACTGGGATCGATTCATCGCGGTCCGCGACCGCCTCGACCCCGACCGCGTCTTTCGCAACGACTACACCCGGCGGGTGCTCGGCACCTGA
- a CDS encoding CaiB/BaiF CoA transferase family protein — MAGMLSGVRVVELASWTYVPSAGVALADWGADVIKVEGVTSGDPGRALVVGGFTRQAARADVDFILELSNRGKRSIAIDIKTETGRELFGRLLASADVFLTNWLPGALERARLTVEDIRSFNPRIIIARGTGLGVRGPDRDRGGFDAATYLARGGVAYTLTPFGTENPAVQGPAFGDLQGGATLAGGVCAALFHRERTGEASIVDSSLLAQAMWAIAPSISVADLFDIDGIPGAPPGLAINPLVARYKTKDDRWIQLVFLQPDKFWAGFCRRVGLAELADDERFVPSANLIANAADATAIFANAFAAHDLAHWRQALRDEPGVWGALATPRETLDDPQVEPNGYVITNVDDRGENYRIVAAPVQFDETPPGPSRAPEHGQHTEEILLELDVDWDQIAQAKDAKAIL; from the coding sequence ATGGCGGGCATGCTCAGCGGGGTTCGGGTTGTCGAGTTGGCATCCTGGACATACGTTCCGTCCGCCGGAGTCGCCCTGGCCGACTGGGGTGCCGACGTCATCAAAGTCGAAGGCGTCACTTCCGGTGATCCCGGGCGGGCGTTGGTCGTTGGCGGTTTCACCCGGCAGGCGGCGCGAGCCGATGTCGACTTCATTCTGGAGTTGAGCAATCGGGGCAAACGCAGCATCGCCATCGACATCAAGACCGAAACCGGACGCGAGCTGTTCGGGCGGCTGCTGGCGTCGGCGGACGTGTTCTTGACCAACTGGCTACCCGGTGCACTCGAGCGTGCCCGGCTGACCGTAGAAGACATCCGTTCCTTCAATCCCCGGATCATCATCGCCAGGGGCACCGGACTGGGCGTGCGTGGTCCGGATCGCGACCGTGGCGGCTTCGACGCGGCGACCTATCTGGCGCGCGGCGGGGTGGCTTACACCCTGACCCCCTTCGGCACCGAGAATCCGGCGGTACAGGGCCCCGCATTCGGCGACCTGCAAGGCGGGGCGACGCTGGCCGGCGGGGTGTGCGCCGCCCTGTTCCACCGCGAGCGCACCGGCGAAGCCAGCATCGTCGACTCGTCGTTGCTGGCGCAGGCGATGTGGGCTATCGCACCGTCGATCTCGGTCGCCGACTTGTTCGATATCGATGGGATCCCAGGAGCGCCACCGGGATTGGCTATCAACCCGTTGGTGGCCCGGTACAAGACCAAAGACGACAGGTGGATTCAGCTGGTCTTCCTGCAGCCGGACAAGTTCTGGGCGGGCTTCTGCCGCCGCGTGGGTCTGGCCGAGTTGGCCGACGACGAGAGGTTCGTCCCGTCGGCCAACCTGATCGCCAACGCCGCCGACGCCACCGCCATCTTCGCGAACGCGTTTGCCGCTCATGACCTCGCCCACTGGCGGCAGGCGCTTCGTGACGAACCGGGAGTATGGGGCGCGCTGGCGACACCGCGCGAGACCCTCGACGACCCGCAGGTGGAGCCCAACGGCTACGTCATCACCAACGTCGACGACCGCGGCGAGAACTACCGGATCGTCGCTGCGCCTGTGCAATTCGACGAAACCCCACCGGGCCCGAGTCGTGCGCCGGAACACGGTCAGCACACCGAGGAGATTCTTCTCGAACTGGATGTGGACTGGGACCAGATCGCGCAGGCAAAGGACGCCAAAGCCATCCTCTGA
- a CDS encoding PE family protein gives MSYLIAVPDVLTAAASDLGNLGRSLTAANAAAAAPTTALTAAAADEVSTAIAALFGAHARTYRSLSIHAATYHQQFVQALYAGANSYSLAEAANTTPLAAQSVVEDLLNVINAPTQFLLGRPLIGNGADGINGTGQSGGNGGLLWGNGGNGASGGANQGGGNGGSAGLFGNGGHGGAAGNATLAGGAGPSGGAGGNGGLLWGNGGFGGAGGNGGLPVTGSIVGAGGGAGGNGGGAGLVYGFGGAGGAGGVGGAAPLPGPGQTILSAGGVGGAGGAGGAGASLLGYGGAGGAGGGGGQGDSTSALINSVGGYGGRGGTGGQSGLLYGTSGFGGAGGAGGDGAGAATLVSGNPGGHGGAAGTGGAMGLFGNGASGGIGGAGGNGGAGTTTGGNGGVGALGGQGSSGGLISGTGGSGGAGGIGGSGGAGVTTGFVGSGGFGGAGGDASLFGVGGFGGNGGDIGLTGVTKAPVITQQPVGGAAGNGGRGGVLIGIGGNGGNGGATSVGGVLYASGGAGGHGGWVVGNGGNGGSGGAGGLGSVANGGAGGNGSYLFGSGGAGGTAGSGAGAVGGGGGGGGGGLLFGNGGTGGNGAPGGIGAGGAGGNAILIGNGGNGGAGTGGAPGGPGGRRGLLFGQDGANGP, from the coding sequence GTGTCGTATCTCATCGCGGTGCCGGACGTTCTGACCGCCGCGGCCTCGGATCTCGGGAACCTCGGCCGCTCGCTCACCGCCGCCAACGCGGCCGCGGCAGCCCCGACGACAGCGCTGACCGCCGCCGCTGCCGATGAGGTATCCACTGCGATCGCAGCATTATTCGGCGCGCACGCCCGGACTTATCGGTCGTTGAGCATCCATGCGGCGACGTACCATCAGCAATTCGTTCAGGCTCTCTACGCCGGCGCGAATAGCTATTCGCTGGCCGAGGCCGCCAACACCACGCCGCTGGCTGCGCAGTCGGTGGTCGAAGACCTGCTCAATGTCATCAACGCGCCCACCCAGTTTCTTCTCGGGCGACCGCTGATCGGCAATGGCGCCGATGGGATCAATGGGACCGGTCAGAGCGGGGGGAACGGCGGGTTGCTGTGGGGCAACGGTGGCAACGGTGCCTCCGGCGGCGCCAACCAGGGCGGGGGCAACGGCGGCAGCGCCGGGTTGTTCGGCAACGGCGGCCACGGCGGTGCGGCAGGCAACGCGACTCTCGCGGGCGGCGCCGGGCCGAGTGGCGGAGCCGGTGGTAACGGCGGATTGCTCTGGGGCAATGGCGGTTTCGGAGGCGCCGGCGGTAATGGGGGCCTGCCGGTCACCGGCAGCATCGTCGGCGCCGGCGGCGGCGCGGGCGGCAACGGCGGCGGCGCCGGCCTGGTATACGGATTCGGTGGCGCCGGCGGTGCCGGTGGGGTCGGCGGCGCGGCACCGCTGCCCGGCCCCGGTCAAACGATCCTCTCCGCCGGCGGCGTCGGGGGGGCCGGCGGGGCGGGCGGCGCCGGCGCGTCGCTGTTGGGGTACGGCGGCGCCGGTGGCGCCGGAGGTGGCGGGGGACAGGGTGATTCGACGTCGGCTCTGATCAACAGCGTGGGCGGGTACGGCGGTCGGGGCGGCACCGGCGGACAGAGCGGCTTGCTGTACGGAACTTCGGGGTTTGGCGGAGCCGGCGGCGCCGGGGGAGACGGCGCCGGTGCCGCGACCCTGGTGAGCGGAAACCCTGGCGGTCACGGCGGAGCCGCCGGAACTGGTGGCGCGATGGGGTTGTTCGGTAACGGCGCATCCGGCGGTATCGGCGGCGCCGGCGGGAACGGTGGGGCCGGCACCACCACCGGTGGCAACGGCGGTGTGGGCGCCCTGGGCGGTCAAGGCAGCTCGGGTGGGCTGATCTCCGGCACCGGCGGCAGCGGCGGGGCCGGCGGGATTGGCGGCAGCGGTGGGGCGGGAGTCACCACGGGCTTCGTCGGGTCGGGCGGCTTCGGAGGCGCCGGCGGTGACGCTTCATTGTTTGGGGTCGGCGGGTTTGGCGGCAATGGCGGTGACATCGGCCTGACGGGAGTGACGAAGGCACCGGTGATCACCCAGCAACCGGTGGGCGGCGCGGCCGGCAACGGCGGCCGTGGCGGTGTGCTGATCGGCATCGGGGGCAACGGCGGCAACGGCGGTGCCACCAGCGTCGGCGGTGTGCTGTACGCGAGCGGTGGCGCCGGTGGCCACGGTGGTTGGGTGGTGGGCAATGGCGGCAACGGCGGCAGTGGTGGCGCCGGCGGCCTGGGCAGCGTCGCCAACGGCGGTGCGGGCGGCAATGGCTCCTACCTCTTCGGCAGCGGCGGCGCGGGCGGGACGGCCGGGTCCGGCGCCGGAGCAGTTGGCGGCGGCGGCGGCGGTGGCGGCGGCGGGTTGCTGTTCGGTAACGGCGGTACCGGTGGCAACGGTGCACCGGGCGGCATCGGTGCCGGTGGTGCCGGCGGAAATGCCATCCTGATCGGTAACGGCGGCAACGGCGGAGCGGGAACCGGAGGCGCCCCCGGTGGTCCCGGCGGCAGGCGCGGCCTGCTCTTCGGCCAGGACGGGGCCAACGGTCCGTAG